The Streptomyces clavuligerus genome includes a region encoding these proteins:
- a CDS encoding helix-turn-helix domain-containing protein yields the protein MGNHNVDWHAFGDLKDAAGQGNYGAVIRRVRQILGLGQREFADRCGLSQAALSRLENRGGRGGYDMDILARVATAAGLPHDLVGLAHPTGGEGPVLRRDLLTAAAAAAVPLLPGATPHHTPDEPGILRQVTSAYRRLDATTPSRDLAEAAHPHLRLIQTLTARTTDPAHHQRMSAAASEAASFTAWLAWDTADHGSARHWYGTAITTAQHTGNELLTAYQLGSLASFDAETGHPHTALRRIEGARRQFTGPLPPLAAAWLASIEALAHAAGQDHAACDRALTACARHTGRIPQADPAAWPWIFTFDERKLSACRLACAARLPHSPRIRITDHDLTTAVTGGHDKQRALITLNAATTHLTRDRDPEAAFALATRALHAGLRLSSGRVADRARIFRRTAGRHGTAGGYADEFDTLLHTAYL from the coding sequence GTGGGGAATCACAACGTCGACTGGCACGCCTTCGGGGACCTCAAGGACGCTGCCGGGCAGGGGAATTACGGTGCGGTGATCCGCCGGGTCCGGCAGATCCTCGGCCTGGGCCAGCGGGAGTTCGCCGACCGCTGCGGCCTGTCCCAGGCGGCGCTCTCCCGGCTGGAGAACCGGGGTGGCCGGGGCGGCTACGACATGGACATCCTGGCCCGCGTCGCCACGGCCGCCGGGCTTCCGCACGACCTGGTGGGCCTGGCCCACCCGACAGGGGGTGAAGGACCCGTGCTGCGACGCGACCTCCTCACCGCGGCCGCCGCCGCGGCGGTCCCGCTGCTGCCCGGAGCCACCCCCCACCACACTCCGGATGAACCCGGCATACTGCGCCAGGTCACCTCCGCCTACCGGCGCCTCGACGCCACCACACCCTCGCGGGACCTTGCCGAAGCCGCCCACCCCCACCTGCGGCTCATCCAGACCCTGACCGCCCGCACCACCGACCCCGCCCACCACCAGCGCATGTCCGCCGCCGCCTCCGAAGCCGCCTCCTTCACCGCCTGGCTCGCCTGGGACACCGCCGACCACGGCTCCGCCCGCCACTGGTACGGCACCGCCATCACCACCGCCCAGCACACCGGCAACGAACTCCTCACCGCCTACCAGCTCGGCAGCCTCGCCTCCTTCGACGCCGAAACCGGCCACCCCCACACCGCGCTGCGCCGCATCGAAGGCGCCCGCCGACAGTTCACCGGCCCCCTCCCGCCGCTCGCCGCGGCCTGGCTCGCCTCCATCGAGGCCCTCGCCCACGCCGCCGGACAGGACCACGCCGCCTGCGACCGCGCTCTCACCGCTTGCGCCCGCCACACCGGCCGCATCCCCCAGGCCGACCCGGCCGCCTGGCCCTGGATCTTCACCTTCGACGAACGCAAGCTCAGCGCCTGCCGCCTCGCCTGCGCCGCGCGCCTCCCGCACAGCCCGCGCATCCGCATCACCGACCACGACCTCACGACCGCGGTCACCGGCGGCCACGACAAACAGCGCGCCCTGATCACCCTGAACGCCGCCACCACCCACCTGACCCGCGACCGCGATCCCGAGGCGGCCTTCGCCCTCGCCACCCGCGCCCTGCACGCCGGACTGCGCCTGTCCTCCGGACGTGTCGCCGACCGGGCCCGTATTTTCCGCCGCACCGCCGGACGCCACGGCACTGCTGGCGGGTACGCGGACGAGTTCGACACCCTCCTGCACACCGCCTACCTCTAG
- a CDS encoding ATP-binding protein has translation MNSCAPSAVVYACGPAAIGTLASLSAAAEARGYTVRGAVCDAVEPSGLPASRPGWSRLRNLTGGARPVVVVASRRELGPCPDTGSVVELTPASALPSPAPALLSSVPRTDTTAQTTAGVVGVGRPGVLVWCSAFPAGRVQVAAARLLVRAFLKARPTDGCRWDADEVALAVHELVANAAHHGSRPGDPVILTLTWGEQLLDVTVEDRSPQLPRPRHAGSGACSGRGLGIAAGIAHAVGVSRRPAGPGKTVWMSVSHRLPPRPRYFTSTI, from the coding sequence GTGAACAGCTGTGCGCCGTCCGCTGTCGTCTACGCCTGCGGACCTGCGGCGATAGGGACTCTGGCTTCCCTGTCCGCCGCGGCCGAGGCCCGCGGCTACACCGTGCGCGGCGCGGTGTGCGACGCGGTCGAGCCGAGCGGCCTGCCCGCCTCGCGGCCGGGGTGGTCCCGGCTCCGCAACCTGACCGGCGGCGCCCGGCCTGTGGTGGTGGTCGCCTCCCGCCGGGAGCTGGGCCCCTGCCCGGATACCGGGAGCGTGGTCGAACTGACCCCCGCTTCTGCCCTGCCGTCCCCCGCCCCTGCCCTGCTGTCCTCCGTCCCGCGGACGGACACGACGGCGCAGACGACGGCTGGGGTCGTGGGGGTGGGGAGGCCGGGAGTGCTGGTGTGGTGTTCGGCCTTCCCCGCCGGACGGGTCCAGGTGGCCGCAGCACGGCTGCTGGTGCGCGCCTTCCTCAAGGCCCGGCCCACGGACGGGTGCCGGTGGGACGCGGACGAGGTGGCACTGGCCGTCCACGAACTGGTCGCCAACGCCGCGCACCACGGCTCCCGGCCGGGCGACCCGGTGATCCTCACCCTCACGTGGGGTGAGCAGCTCCTGGATGTCACGGTCGAGGACCGCTCCCCGCAGCTGCCGCGCCCCCGGCACGCCGGGTCCGGTGCCTGCTCGGGCCGCGGTCTGGGCATCGCGGCCGGGATCGCCCACGCCGTCGGCGTCAGCAGACGCCCCGCCGGGCCGGGCAAGACCGTGTGGATGAGCGTCTCGCACCGTCTGCCGCCCCGCCCGCGGTACTTCACCAGCACCATCTGA
- a CDS encoding DUF5999 family protein: MTDTRPCSHSPVCPGAHSADREAARSVCAHPEQGWSFLCNGVLVFDDTGGLHPDGTVITPHRPAPAAVAA, translated from the coding sequence ATGACGGACACCCGGCCCTGCTCCCACTCCCCCGTCTGCCCCGGGGCCCACTCCGCCGACCGCGAGGCCGCCCGGAGCGTCTGCGCCCACCCGGAACAGGGCTGGAGCTTCTTGTGCAACGGCGTCCTGGTCTTCGACGACACCGGCGGACTGCACCCCGACGGCACGGTCATCACACCCCACCGGCCCGCACCCGCCGCCGTGGCGGCATGA